A window from Methylocystis sp. MJC1 encodes these proteins:
- a CDS encoding NAD-glutamate dehydrogenase domain-containing protein, with protein MEGDIRLRNPVQKPPQRSPRGKPLNVAAAEFSPDYRDLVAPRQRLRDLLKLGEVFEPSGHAIDLRRLADGREYDLRIYSAQTRALDDLIPVLHNLGLPAVDQILFAATVSGEKRFIRSFRVRPADPERVQQSRAQLLAALAALLSGEAEDDPLNKLVLLAGLSAREIGVLRAYCCYYLQLGVRVDRSRLYDALLGDVEVTRLLFAYFETRFHPDHAGRGSFDAMVDVRQRLIAAFDKVTNLTDDRVFRDLFNLIDATLRTNFYLHDEPKPKVLALKINSLGVIGAPAPKPMFEIFVHARSMQGIHLRGAKVARGGIRWSDRAHDLRTEILDLMQTQMTKNALIVPQGAKGGFVLKVSSADPTRREEAGKSAYRAFIGALLDLTDNLDPAKSGPAERISYDEPDPYLVVAADKGTGGWSDIANEIARSRSFWLDDAFATGGSNGYSHKRLGITSRGAWVCVRRHFREIGRNIDDQAFTVVGVGSMDGDVFGNGMLETRTIRLLGAFSGEHIFIDPNPDPLISYAERRRLFDKPRSSWADYDPSKISRGGGVYRRDAKDIELSPEARSWLQARNRLVDGEGLIRLLLAAPVDLLWMGGVGSYVKAGPETDESVGDRVNDGARIDANQLRAKVVGEGANLGFTQRGRIEYALNGGRINTDAVDNSAGVDLSDHEVNLKILLRGTRQAPLAASDEIHRLLESLTDEVCAAVLDDNYHQSLCISLERERSLSDIASYLDVADRLEASGQLDRQSDAFPNRRELLARTEGGLTRPELSILMADAKLALKRALLEAPRFFEVEWISDFLVTYFPESLRSSYAPRIASHPLAREIAATVICNKIVNQAGARFLLFGDPLAPTLLTDAVGLYLAFDQILGGERWRSAVRSLDGRMNSGRQYEYLLQLEDALAYLCRWALQGGRRLQPVESEVAEWRAYLEKYLAYFSQSAEVSILDANAPEASREMFLNRLRDFPFLVDLAQQAGKDIAVAARLFDEVGGSLGMRQIAALAAELTARDAWEGKLQSAVDERLRSATARIAAIALRVGVDEPAAVFRLAGLAPKLTELRKLRGEIIESAPKTVVPFALFASELDALVEACDSPRRAA; from the coding sequence ATGGAGGGGGACATCCGCCTTCGCAACCCCGTGCAGAAACCTCCGCAGAGATCGCCCCGCGGCAAACCGCTGAACGTCGCCGCCGCGGAGTTTTCTCCGGATTATCGCGATCTCGTCGCGCCCCGGCAGCGCTTGCGAGATCTGCTGAAGCTGGGCGAGGTCTTCGAGCCCAGCGGCCACGCCATCGATCTTCGCCGGCTTGCTGACGGGCGGGAATATGATCTTCGCATCTACAGCGCGCAGACGCGTGCGCTCGATGATCTCATTCCGGTCCTGCATAACCTCGGGCTCCCCGCTGTCGACCAGATTCTGTTTGCGGCGACGGTTTCGGGGGAAAAGCGCTTTATTCGCAGTTTCCGGGTGAGGCCGGCAGATCCTGAGCGGGTTCAGCAATCACGGGCGCAGCTCCTCGCGGCGTTGGCGGCATTGCTGTCAGGTGAGGCGGAGGACGATCCTCTCAACAAGCTCGTCCTGCTCGCGGGGTTGAGCGCGAGGGAGATTGGCGTTCTTCGGGCCTACTGCTGCTACTATCTGCAACTTGGCGTGCGCGTGGATCGCTCTCGACTCTATGATGCGCTTCTCGGTGACGTCGAGGTCACGCGCCTGCTCTTTGCTTATTTCGAAACCCGGTTTCATCCGGATCATGCAGGCCGAGGCTCCTTTGACGCGATGGTTGACGTCAGACAGCGCCTGATCGCCGCCTTCGACAAGGTGACAAATCTGACCGACGATCGCGTTTTTCGCGATCTCTTCAATCTCATCGACGCAACGCTTCGCACGAATTTTTATCTGCACGACGAACCGAAGCCGAAAGTTCTCGCGCTCAAGATCAACAGCCTCGGCGTGATCGGCGCGCCGGCTCCCAAGCCAATGTTCGAGATCTTCGTTCACGCGCGCTCCATGCAAGGGATACATTTGCGCGGCGCCAAGGTCGCGCGAGGCGGCATCCGCTGGTCCGATCGCGCCCATGATCTGCGGACCGAGATTCTCGATCTCATGCAAACGCAGATGACCAAGAACGCCTTGATCGTTCCGCAGGGCGCCAAGGGCGGTTTTGTTTTGAAGGTCTCGAGCGCCGACCCTACCAGGCGCGAAGAGGCGGGAAAGTCCGCCTATCGCGCCTTTATTGGCGCGCTGCTCGATCTGACGGACAATCTCGATCCCGCCAAGTCCGGGCCAGCCGAGCGCATCTCCTACGACGAACCCGATCCCTATCTTGTCGTCGCAGCCGACAAGGGCACGGGCGGGTGGTCGGATATCGCAAATGAGATTGCGCGGTCTCGTTCCTTCTGGCTCGACGACGCCTTCGCCACCGGCGGGTCCAACGGTTACAGCCATAAGCGACTTGGAATAACCTCGCGGGGAGCCTGGGTCTGTGTGAGGCGTCATTTCCGCGAGATTGGCCGCAACATCGACGACCAGGCCTTCACCGTCGTCGGCGTCGGCTCGATGGATGGAGACGTCTTCGGAAACGGCATGCTGGAGACTCGCACGATCAGGCTGTTGGGCGCGTTCAGCGGCGAACATATCTTCATCGATCCGAACCCCGACCCGCTGATCTCTTACGCCGAACGCCGACGGCTGTTCGACAAGCCGCGTTCGTCTTGGGCGGATTACGACCCCTCGAAGATCTCGCGCGGCGGCGGCGTCTACCGCCGTGACGCCAAGGATATAGAACTGAGCCCTGAGGCGCGGTCGTGGCTGCAAGCGAGAAACCGCCTGGTCGATGGAGAGGGGCTTATCCGTCTTCTGTTGGCGGCGCCTGTGGATCTGCTTTGGATGGGCGGCGTCGGCTCTTATGTAAAGGCAGGTCCGGAGACGGACGAAAGCGTTGGCGACCGGGTCAATGACGGCGCGCGCATCGACGCCAATCAACTGCGCGCCAAAGTCGTGGGGGAGGGCGCGAACCTCGGTTTCACCCAGCGCGGCCGCATCGAATACGCTTTGAATGGCGGCCGGATCAATACCGACGCCGTCGACAACTCGGCGGGCGTTGATCTATCCGACCACGAAGTCAATCTGAAGATCTTGTTGCGTGGAACGCGTCAGGCGCCGCTCGCGGCCTCTGACGAAATTCATCGTCTTCTCGAAAGTCTGACCGACGAAGTTTGCGCCGCGGTCCTGGACGACAATTATCACCAAAGCCTCTGCATCTCGCTCGAGCGCGAGCGATCGCTCTCCGACATTGCGTCCTATTTGGACGTGGCGGATCGCCTGGAGGCCTCGGGACAGCTCGACCGCCAGAGCGACGCATTTCCAAATCGACGGGAGCTGCTCGCGAGAACAGAAGGGGGCCTGACAAGGCCCGAGCTGAGTATACTCATGGCGGACGCGAAGCTGGCGTTGAAGCGGGCTCTTCTGGAAGCGCCGCGCTTTTTCGAGGTCGAATGGATTTCAGATTTTCTCGTCACCTATTTTCCCGAATCCTTGCGCTCGAGCTATGCCCCTCGGATTGCGTCTCATCCACTGGCGCGCGAAATCGCCGCGACGGTCATCTGCAACAAGATCGTCAATCAGGCGGGCGCAAGATTTCTTCTGTTCGGAGACCCTCTCGCCCCGACCCTCCTGACCGACGCGGTCGGCCTTTATCTCGCTTTCGACCAGATATTGGGGGGCGAGCGTTGGCGCAGCGCGGTCCGGAGCTTGGATGGGCGAATGAACAGCGGCCGGCAGTATGAATATCTGCTGCAGCTCGAAGACGCTTTGGCCTATCTGTGCCGCTGGGCGCTGCAAGGCGGGCGACGGCTTCAGCCGGTGGAGAGCGAGGTCGCCGAATGGCGCGCCTATCTGGAGAAATATCTCGCTTATTTTTCGCAAAGCGCAGAAGTCTCGATCCTGGACGCCAATGCGCCAGAGGCGTCTCGCGAGATGTTCCTCAACAGGCTGCGGGACTTTCCGTTTCTCGTCGATCTTGCGCAGCAGGCTGGCAAAGACATCGCCGTAGCGGCGCGGCTCTTCGACGAGGTGGGAGGAAGCCTCGGGATGCGCCAGATTGCTGCGTTGGCTGCCGAGCTTACCGCCAGGGACGCTTGGGAAGGCAAACTGCAGAGCGCGGTCGATGAACGATTGCGTTCCGCAACCGCTCGTATTGCGGCAATCGCTCTGAGAGTTGGCGTCGATGAGCCCGCGGCGGTTTTCCGGCTTGCGGGTCTAGCGCCAAAGCTGACGGAACTTCGAAAACTGCGCGGCGAAATCATCGAAAGCGCGCCGAAGACGGTTGTGCCCTTTGCGCTCTTCGCCTCTGAGCTAGACGCCTTGGTTGAGGCCTGTGACTCTCCCCGGCGAGCAGCGTGA
- a CDS encoding PAS domain S-box protein, with the protein MEEKPLTHLLLETSNEAACLMDPSGLVLALNSRAEQMTGFKEGELIGRPFPGKPKAAMGNAKEAPLAWLVAPARQWFDMRIKRKDEKEIDASCEIYRLGTKSLAGILLKLRTEGAEGAALEDMKIKLQAIFGGMADGFVVIDEFGKIEFFSTGAEKLFGYGAEEVMGANVKLLMPSPYKDEHDGYLAAYRETGVRKIIGSGREVSGRRKDGVVFPMYLSVGEIWLEGRRHFVGVTHDLTKTKRAESRLWMLTAAIEQSPVAVMISDTHGVIEYVNDYFAKLTGYSEAEVIGQNPRILHSAGTPRDQHQRLWRTIEAGAEWRGEIQDQRKDGALYWAYEIIAPLRDEEGQIRHYLAIQQDVTEQRRDKEALAESEERFRKVAEMVGEWLWEQDADGRYTYSSDAVRDILGLEPEEILGKCYLDLLQDDANPAAPRQPTPPTPFRRIVNCYRRQDGRRVFTESSGAPILNGKGRLVKWRGVDRDITERMEYEDALRVRNRAMEAVHVGIVICDARVEGNPNIYVNPALAEMTGYTQDELLQGGGMRLLQGPGTDPAAIAKIRQALQTGRGCEVTLRNYRKNGEAFWNELLISPVPDEAGEITHYIGVQTDVTEKRRAEESRRDLEIAKQIQLSLLPDKPLRLPNAEIAGICLPATHVGGDYFDFFESGENVDFVVADVSGHSVGAALIMTEVRSMVRAQSRRPASAHPAHMLRELNELLYEDLDRSELFITMFFCRYESTTRRLKYASAGHNPGLLLRSGQQNCMELDSDGLVLGAKRMVDFEERSVLLSQGDKLLFYTDGVIEAQDSSGDFFGTERLCRRFSANRRFAPEVIAQKLLREVKDFCAPSAMGDDAALVVLEVR; encoded by the coding sequence GTGGAAGAAAAACCGCTCACGCATCTCCTTCTTGAAACCAGCAACGAAGCTGCATGCTTGATGGACCCGTCCGGTCTCGTGCTGGCGTTGAATAGCCGCGCCGAGCAAATGACCGGATTCAAGGAAGGCGAGCTGATCGGACGCCCGTTCCCCGGCAAACCAAAGGCGGCAATGGGAAACGCGAAAGAGGCGCCGCTCGCCTGGCTGGTCGCGCCGGCTCGGCAGTGGTTCGATATGCGGATCAAGCGCAAGGACGAGAAGGAGATCGACGCGAGCTGCGAGATTTATCGGCTTGGGACGAAAAGTCTCGCTGGCATATTGCTGAAATTGAGAACCGAAGGGGCGGAGGGAGCGGCGCTCGAGGATATGAAAATCAAGCTCCAGGCGATTTTTGGCGGGATGGCCGACGGCTTTGTCGTCATCGATGAATTTGGAAAAATCGAGTTCTTCAGCACGGGCGCGGAAAAACTCTTCGGCTACGGCGCCGAGGAAGTTATGGGCGCGAACGTCAAATTGCTGATGCCTTCTCCCTACAAGGACGAGCACGACGGCTATCTTGCGGCCTACCGTGAGACAGGCGTCCGCAAGATAATCGGAAGCGGGCGGGAGGTTTCGGGAAGGCGCAAGGATGGCGTGGTTTTTCCCATGTATCTTTCGGTAGGCGAAATCTGGCTCGAGGGGCGCCGTCACTTTGTCGGCGTTACACACGACCTCACAAAGACCAAGCGCGCCGAGAGCCGCCTATGGATGCTGACGGCGGCCATCGAGCAAAGCCCAGTGGCCGTCATGATTTCCGATACGCATGGGGTCATCGAATATGTGAACGATTATTTTGCAAAGCTGACCGGCTACAGCGAAGCGGAGGTCATCGGCCAGAACCCGCGCATCCTTCATTCTGCGGGCACACCGAGAGACCAGCATCAGCGTCTGTGGCGAACGATCGAAGCTGGAGCGGAATGGCGTGGAGAAATTCAGGACCAGCGAAAAGACGGCGCGCTTTACTGGGCGTATGAGATCATCGCGCCTCTGCGCGACGAGGAAGGGCAGATCAGGCATTATCTCGCGATTCAGCAGGACGTCACCGAACAGAGGCGCGATAAGGAGGCGCTCGCAGAAAGCGAGGAGCGCTTCCGCAAAGTTGCCGAGATGGTTGGCGAGTGGCTTTGGGAGCAGGACGCGGACGGACGCTATACCTATAGCAGCGACGCTGTAAGGGATATCCTCGGGCTCGAGCCCGAGGAAATATTGGGCAAGTGTTATCTTGACCTTCTCCAGGACGACGCAAATCCGGCGGCTCCCCGACAGCCGACGCCGCCCACGCCTTTCCGTCGCATCGTCAATTGCTATCGGCGGCAGGACGGGCGGCGCGTTTTTACCGAGTCGAGCGGCGCTCCCATACTCAACGGAAAAGGTCGTTTGGTGAAATGGCGCGGAGTCGACCGCGATATCACGGAGCGAATGGAATATGAGGACGCCTTGCGCGTGCGCAACCGAGCGATGGAGGCGGTTCATGTCGGGATCGTGATCTGCGACGCGCGCGTCGAAGGAAACCCCAATATATACGTCAATCCGGCGCTGGCCGAAATGACCGGTTATACCCAAGACGAGCTGCTGCAGGGCGGTGGCATGCGTTTGTTGCAGGGGCCCGGAACCGATCCTGCCGCGATCGCCAAGATCCGTCAGGCGCTCCAAACCGGCCGAGGCTGTGAAGTCACCCTGAGAAACTACCGTAAGAACGGCGAAGCCTTCTGGAACGAACTTCTTATTTCTCCAGTGCCTGACGAAGCTGGAGAGATTACGCATTACATCGGCGTCCAGACGGACGTCACCGAAAAGCGGCGGGCGGAGGAAAGCCGCCGCGATCTCGAGATCGCAAAACAAATTCAGCTGTCGCTTCTGCCCGACAAGCCGCTGCGTCTGCCGAATGCTGAGATTGCGGGAATCTGCCTACCGGCGACCCATGTCGGCGGGGATTATTTCGATTTTTTCGAAAGTGGCGAGAACGTCGACTTCGTCGTTGCGGATGTCTCGGGCCATAGCGTCGGCGCGGCGCTTATCATGACGGAAGTCAGAAGCATGGTCCGCGCACAATCGCGCCGACCGGCGAGCGCCCATCCCGCCCATATGCTGCGTGAGCTCAACGAGCTGCTATATGAGGACCTCGACCGGTCAGAATTGTTCATAACAATGTTTTTCTGTCGATATGAGTCGACGACGCGCCGTCTGAAATATGCAAGCGCCGGCCATAATCCTGGGCTGCTGTTGCGATCCGGACAGCAGAACTGCATGGAGCTCGATAGCGACGGGCTCGTGCTGGGAGCCAAGCGCATGGTCGATTTCGAAGAACGTAGCGTGCTTCTTTCACAGGGCGACAAGCTGCTCTTTTACACCGACGGCGTGATCGAGGCCCAAGACTCGTCCGGCGATTTTTTTGGCACGGAGCGCTTATGCCGGCGCTTTTCCGCCAATCGACGGTTCGCGCCGGAGGTCATCGCCCAAAAGCTTCTGCGGGAGGTGAAGGATTTTTGCGCGCCGTCGGCCATGGGCGATGACGCGGCGTTGGTTGTTTTGGAAGTGAGGTGA
- a CDS encoding patatin-like phospholipase family protein, whose translation MKDMAAAIGNPFGRRKIGLALSSGVARGWAHIGAIGALTRLGVPLDIVAGTSAGALIGACYLAKELEELERWALSLTKRRILGYIDLHFGRGSLLSGNRIVDEMRRLLGTRRVEDLQNPFVAVATDLGTGHEIWLQHGSLVEAVRASIALPGLLPPIESGNRVLADGALVDPLPVAPCRALGADLVIAINLNTDVIGKMSRQAATPRTSIGFDPMVLGVDDFTPERRLASATRAFVQQEANIPSLFGVMTTSLGIMQDRLTRSRLAGDPPDVHITPRVGHIGLLEFERAKEAIWEGEQSVERKRGELIDLLRAAGMNFSI comes from the coding sequence ATGAAGGATATGGCCGCGGCGATCGGCAATCCCTTTGGGCGACGCAAGATCGGTCTTGCGCTGAGCAGCGGCGTGGCGAGAGGCTGGGCGCATATAGGCGCGATCGGCGCGCTGACGAGACTGGGCGTTCCTCTCGATATCGTCGCTGGGACTTCGGCAGGCGCATTAATCGGCGCCTGCTATCTCGCCAAGGAGTTGGAGGAGCTGGAGAGGTGGGCCTTGTCGCTCACCAAACGCAGGATTCTCGGCTACATCGACTTGCACTTTGGGCGCGGAAGCCTGCTCAGCGGCAATCGGATCGTGGACGAGATGCGGCGGCTCTTGGGAACACGTCGCGTCGAGGATTTGCAAAATCCCTTTGTCGCGGTCGCAACGGATCTGGGGACCGGTCACGAGATATGGCTTCAACATGGCAGCCTCGTCGAGGCTGTTCGCGCCTCCATTGCGCTGCCGGGTCTTTTGCCGCCGATAGAGTCCGGCAATCGTGTCCTTGCGGATGGCGCGCTTGTCGATCCCCTGCCGGTTGCGCCTTGCCGCGCCTTGGGAGCCGATCTCGTAATCGCGATCAATTTGAATACCGACGTCATCGGCAAAATGAGCCGCCAGGCGGCAACGCCTCGAACGTCGATCGGCTTCGATCCGATGGTGCTGGGCGTCGATGATTTTACACCAGAGCGACGCCTGGCAAGCGCAACCCGCGCCTTCGTTCAACAGGAAGCCAATATCCCGAGCCTGTTCGGCGTGATGACGACGTCGCTTGGCATTATGCAGGACCGGCTGACTCGTTCGCGCCTCGCAGGCGATCCGCCCGACGTTCACATCACCCCTCGCGTTGGACACATCGGATTGCTTGAGTTCGAGCGCGCCAAGGAGGCGATCTGGGAGGGGGAGCAATCGGTCGAACGCAAGCGCGGCGAGCTGATAGATTTATTGCGCGCCGCGGGGATGAATTTTTCGATCTAA
- a CDS encoding sugar kinase has translation MEALFLGHAYIDVTMLADEMPAGDEKMVARDYAVSFGGNAVTAGFACAKLGHDVHLLTTQARDWLGHMFAEMADAYGVGLHPRKVARSSLSFVLPNDGKRAILRARDDHYLQPFVRLDISSARVLHLDGHMADAAIHYAKAARERGVLVSLDGGALRPRLEELIEFVDVAVVSKQLCKQMSFSESEMLAWLKSKGCRIAAVTVGEKGTFWCGEDGVSQHLRSLHVPSERVIDTSGAGDVFHGAYCASYLERPEAGWREHFEFARAASAHKVQHLGNEAGLPGREEIARALAEFSEAAAAEAQV, from the coding sequence TTGGAAGCGCTTTTCCTCGGCCACGCCTATATCGACGTCACCATGCTCGCCGACGAAATGCCGGCCGGCGACGAGAAAATGGTCGCCCGCGACTACGCCGTGAGCTTCGGCGGCAACGCCGTCACCGCGGGCTTCGCCTGCGCCAAGCTCGGCCACGATGTCCATCTCCTGACGACGCAGGCACGCGACTGGCTCGGCCATATGTTCGCGGAAATGGCCGACGCTTACGGAGTTGGCCTGCATCCGCGCAAGGTGGCGCGCTCCTCGCTCTCCTTCGTGCTGCCCAACGACGGCAAGCGCGCCATTCTGCGCGCCCGCGACGATCACTATCTGCAGCCTTTCGTGCGCCTCGACATTTCGAGCGCGCGCGTGCTGCATCTCGACGGCCATATGGCCGACGCCGCGATCCATTATGCCAAGGCGGCGCGCGAGCGCGGCGTCCTGGTCTCGCTGGACGGCGGCGCGCTGCGCCCCCGCCTCGAGGAGCTGATTGAATTCGTCGACGTCGCCGTGGTCTCGAAGCAGCTCTGCAAGCAGATGTCCTTCTCCGAATCGGAGATGCTCGCCTGGCTGAAATCCAAGGGCTGCCGAATCGCCGCCGTGACGGTGGGCGAGAAAGGCACCTTCTGGTGCGGCGAGGACGGGGTTTCGCAGCATCTGCGCTCGCTGCACGTGCCATCCGAGCGGGTCATCGACACCTCAGGCGCGGGCGACGTCTTCCACGGCGCCTATTGCGCCTCCTATCTTGAGCGGCCAGAGGCAGGTTGGCGCGAGCATTTCGAATTCGCGCGCGCGGCATCGGCGCATAAGGTCCAACATCTCGGCAATGAAGCCGGCCTGCCGGGCCGCGAGGAGATTGCGAGGGCGCTCGCCGAATTCAGCGAGGCCGCTGCTGCGGAAGCCCAGGTCTGA
- a CDS encoding HesB/IscA family protein, protein MTATLSSDVALTEPAAKRIAAILANEPTGAVFRVAVEGGGCSGFQYKFIVDPAPAADDALLEQGGARVAIDSASLGFLAGAKIDFVDDLMGQSFRIENPNAVSSCGCGTSFAL, encoded by the coding sequence ATGACAGCGACCCTGTCGAGCGACGTGGCGCTCACAGAACCGGCGGCAAAACGAATTGCCGCAATTCTCGCCAATGAGCCCACGGGCGCGGTTTTCCGCGTCGCCGTGGAGGGCGGCGGCTGTTCCGGCTTCCAATATAAATTCATCGTGGACCCAGCGCCCGCCGCCGACGACGCGCTTTTGGAGCAGGGCGGCGCCCGCGTTGCGATCGATTCGGCGTCGCTGGGCTTTCTCGCCGGGGCCAAGATCGATTTTGTGGACGATCTGATGGGACAGTCGTTCCGGATCGAGAACCCGAACGCCGTCTCTTCCTGCGGCTGCGGCACGAGCTTCGCGCTCTGA
- a CDS encoding deoxyguanosinetriphosphate triphosphohydrolase produces MALRQPLAPYACDATKSRGRLYAVAPSPTRSEFQRDRDRIIHSTAFRRLAHKTQVFVPLDGDHFRTRLTHTIEVGQIARAIARALRVDEDLAEAVALAHDLGHTPFGHAGEEALEACMKPYGGFDHNSQALRVVTLLERRYADYDGLDLTWEALEGIVKHNGPLAGTKALKPPSRYICEFDAGYPLELSSFAGVEAQAAALADDIAYIGHDMDDGLRANLFTLDDIAGATPFVAGLLEEIARKHPGLERGRVIHELVRRVITRFVEDAIGTAQARLEQHSPRSAEEVRGAGEAMVALSAAMREAERDIKRFLFANMYRHELIMRVWTRAEEAISRLFPAFFEQPSRMPAEWATQAAARDGAARAVVVADYIAGMTDRYALGEVKRLFG; encoded by the coding sequence GTGGCGCTGCGCCAGCCCCTCGCGCCCTATGCCTGCGACGCCACAAAATCGCGCGGGCGCCTCTACGCCGTTGCGCCTTCGCCGACGCGCAGCGAGTTCCAGCGCGACCGCGATCGCATCATCCATTCCACGGCTTTTCGGCGCCTTGCGCATAAGACGCAGGTCTTCGTGCCGCTCGACGGCGATCATTTCCGCACGCGGCTGACCCATACGATCGAAGTGGGGCAGATCGCCCGCGCCATCGCCCGGGCCCTGAGGGTCGACGAGGACCTCGCCGAGGCTGTGGCGCTGGCGCATGATCTCGGCCACACGCCCTTCGGCCATGCTGGCGAGGAGGCGCTCGAAGCCTGCATGAAGCCCTATGGCGGCTTCGACCACAACTCCCAGGCGCTGCGCGTCGTGACGCTGCTGGAGCGCCGTTACGCCGACTACGACGGGCTCGATCTCACATGGGAGGCGCTCGAGGGCATTGTGAAGCACAATGGGCCGCTTGCGGGGACCAAGGCGTTGAAGCCCCCGTCGCGCTATATTTGCGAATTCGACGCCGGCTATCCGCTGGAGCTTTCTTCCTTCGCGGGCGTGGAGGCGCAGGCGGCGGCGCTCGCCGACGATATCGCCTATATCGGTCACGACATGGACGATGGCCTGCGAGCCAATCTCTTCACGCTCGACGACATTGCGGGCGCTACGCCCTTCGTCGCCGGGCTGCTGGAGGAGATCGCGCGCAAGCATCCTGGCCTCGAACGCGGCCGCGTTATCCATGAGCTGGTGCGCCGGGTGATCACGCGCTTCGTCGAGGATGCGATCGGGACGGCGCAGGCGCGTCTCGAGCAGCATTCTCCGCGCTCGGCCGAAGAGGTCCGCGGGGCAGGGGAGGCGATGGTCGCGCTCTCCGCCGCGATGCGCGAGGCCGAGCGCGACATCAAGCGCTTTCTATTCGCCAATATGTATCGGCACGAGCTGATCATGCGCGTGTGGACGCGCGCGGAGGAGGCGATTTCCCGCCTATTCCCGGCGTTTTTCGAACAGCCGTCGCGCATGCCGGCGGAATGGGCGACGCAGGCCGCAGCGCGCGACGGCGCCGCAAGAGCGGTGGTGGTCGCGGATTACATCGCCGGCATGACCGACAGATATGCGCTCGGCGAGGTCAAACGGCTTTTTGGGTAG